In Lachnospiraceae bacterium, one DNA window encodes the following:
- the yajC gene encoding preprotein translocase subunit YajC has protein sequence MQGMGFIVIYIVFFAALIYFTSIRPQKKERQKQQEMLSSIAVGDTILTTSGFYGVIIDMTDDTVIVEFGSNKNCRIPMQKAAIVQVEKPETK, from the coding sequence ATGCAGGGAATGGGCTTTATAGTTATCTATATTGTATTTTTTGCAGCTCTGATCTATTTTACGTCAATCCGTCCACAGAAGAAGGAAAGACAGAAACAGCAGGAGATGTTAAGCAGCATTGCTGTAGGCGATACCATTCTTACTACCAGCGGTTTTTACGGTGTGATCATTGATATGACTGATGATACTGTGATCGTTGAGTTCGGCAGCAACAAAAACTGCCGTATTCCGATGCAGAAGGCTGCGATCGTTCAGGTAGAGAAGCCAGAAACAAAATAA
- the tgt gene encoding tRNA guanosine(34) transglycosylase Tgt translates to MKYQVITKDGRAKRAQMETVHGTIQTPVFMNVGTVGAIKGAVSTDDLRQIGTQVELSNTYHLHVRTGDKLIKEYGGLHQFMNWDKPILTDSGGFQVFSLTDLRKIKEEGVYFRSHIDGHKIFMGPEESMQIQSNLGSTIAMAFDECPPSHADYDYISNSVDRTTRWLKRCKAEMARLNSLPDTINKEQLLFGINQGGVIDEIRIRHAETIRELDLDGYAIGGLAVGETHEEMYHILDVTVPHLPEDKPVYLMGVGTPANILEAVDRGVDFFDCVYPSRNGRHGHVYTNHGKLNLFNQKYELDHSPIEEGCQCPACRSYSRGYIRHLLKAKEMLGMRLCTLHNLYFYNKMMEEIRDAIEEHRFAEYKAAKLAGMEGR, encoded by the coding sequence ATGAAGTATCAGGTGATCACAAAAGACGGACGGGCAAAACGCGCCCAGATGGAAACAGTACACGGAACCATACAGACACCGGTTTTTATGAATGTTGGAACCGTAGGTGCTATTAAAGGTGCTGTTTCTACTGATGATCTGCGTCAGATCGGTACCCAGGTAGAGCTTTCTAATACCTACCATCTTCATGTGCGTACAGGAGATAAGCTGATCAAAGAATACGGCGGACTGCATCAGTTTATGAACTGGGACAAGCCTATCCTTACAGATTCCGGCGGCTTCCAGGTGTTCTCCCTTACAGATCTGCGCAAGATCAAGGAAGAAGGCGTATATTTCCGCTCCCATATTGATGGCCATAAGATCTTTATGGGTCCGGAAGAAAGCATGCAGATCCAGTCAAATCTTGGTTCTACCATTGCCATGGCTTTTGACGAGTGCCCCCCAAGCCATGCAGACTATGACTATATCAGCAATTCTGTAGACCGCACTACCCGGTGGTTAAAGCGCTGCAAGGCAGAAATGGCACGTTTAAATTCCCTTCCGGATACTATTAATAAAGAACAGCTGTTATTTGGCATTAATCAGGGTGGTGTTATAGACGAGATCCGGATCCGGCATGCAGAGACCATCAGGGAGCTGGATCTGGATGGCTATGCAATTGGTGGTCTGGCTGTAGGTGAGACCCATGAGGAAATGTATCATATCCTGGATGTGACTGTACCTCATCTGCCGGAGGATAAGCCGGTTTATCTTATGGGCGTAGGAACACCTGCCAATATCTTAGAGGCAGTAGACCGGGGAGTAGACTTTTTTGACTGTGTCTACCCATCCAGAAATGGCCGTCATGGGCATGTATATACCAACCACGGCAAACTGAATCTGTTTAACCAGAAATATGAGCTGGATCACAGCCCTATTGAAGAAGGCTGCCAGTGTCCGGCCTGCCGCTCTTACAGCAGAGGCTATATACGCCATTTGTTAAAGGCAAAAGAAATGCTGGGAATGCGGTTATGTACCTTGCATAATTTGTATTTTTATAATAAAATGATGGAGGAGATCCGCGACGCCATCGAAGAACACCGTTTCGCAGAATACAAGGCGGCCAAGCTTGCCGGTATGGAAGGCAGATAG
- the scfA gene encoding six-cysteine ranthipeptide SCIFF produces MKHVKTLNANTLKDTMKKGGCGECQTSCQSACKTSCTVGNQSCENSAR; encoded by the coding sequence ATGAAGCATGTAAAGACTTTAAATGCCAATACCTTAAAGGATACCATGAAGAAGGGCGGATGCGGCGAGTGCCAGACTTCCTGCCAGTCTGCATGTAAGACTTCCTGTACCGTTGGTAACCAGAGCTGTGAAAATTCTGCTCGCTAA
- the scfB gene encoding thioether cross-link-forming SCIFF peptide maturase, with product MIHQYINNGYHIVLDVNSGSVHVVDPVVYDAIAAVSKQIPEMDKPEKLSEEVTANVHKKLDETYGSEMVCEALEDIQELINAEQLLTRDIYRDFVLDFKKRKTVVKALCLHIAHDCNLACRYCFAEEGEYHGRRALMSFEVGKKALDFLVANSGSREHLEVDFFGGEPLLNWKVVKQLVEYGRSLEEANHKKFRFTLTTNGVLLNDEIMEFCNREMSNVVLSLDGRKEINDKMRPFRNGSGSYDMIVPKFQKFAESRGQKNYYVRGTFTRNNLDFADDVIHYADLGFQQMSMEPVVADPAEDYAIREEDIPQILKEYDKLALEYIKRKKDGRGFNFFHFMLDLTAGPCVAKRLAGCGSGTEYLAVTPWGDLYPCHQFVGNEKFLLGNVDTGIVNTDIRDEFKLCNVYAKETCKDCFARFYCSGGCSANAYNFSGSINGAYEIGCEMQKKRIECAIMIKAALADEEA from the coding sequence TTGATTCATCAGTATATTAATAATGGTTATCATATTGTTCTGGACGTAAACAGCGGTTCCGTCCATGTAGTAGATCCGGTGGTTTATGATGCCATCGCAGCTGTTTCCAAGCAGATCCCGGAAATGGATAAGCCTGAGAAGCTTTCTGAAGAAGTAACTGCAAATGTCCATAAAAAATTAGATGAAACCTATGGAAGTGAGATGGTCTGTGAGGCATTGGAGGATATCCAGGAGCTGATCAATGCAGAGCAGCTGCTTACCCGTGACATCTACCGTGATTTCGTATTAGACTTTAAGAAGCGTAAGACTGTAGTAAAGGCACTTTGCCTGCATATTGCCCATGACTGTAATCTGGCCTGTCGTTACTGCTTTGCAGAAGAAGGGGAGTACCATGGCCGCCGCGCTTTAATGAGCTTTGAAGTAGGAAAGAAAGCCCTGGATTTTCTGGTTGCAAATTCCGGAAGCAGAGAACATCTGGAAGTGGATTTCTTTGGCGGAGAGCCGCTGTTAAACTGGAAAGTAGTAAAGCAGCTGGTTGAATACGGACGTTCTTTAGAGGAAGCAAACCACAAGAAATTCCGTTTTACATTAACTACAAATGGTGTTCTTTTAAATGATGAGATCATGGAATTCTGCAACCGTGAAATGAGCAACGTAGTATTAAGCCTTGATGGACGCAAAGAGATCAACGATAAGATGCGTCCATTCCGTAATGGCAGCGGCAGCTATGACATGATCGTTCCAAAGTTCCAGAAGTTTGCTGAAAGCAGAGGACAGAAGAACTATTATGTAAGAGGTACATTTACCAGAAATAACCTGGATTTTGCAGATGATGTGATCCATTATGCAGATCTGGGCTTCCAGCAGATGTCCATGGAACCGGTAGTAGCTGATCCGGCAGAGGATTATGCTATCCGCGAAGAGGATATTCCGCAGATCTTAAAGGAATATGATAAGCTGGCGTTAGAATATATTAAGCGTAAAAAAGATGGCAGAGGTTTTAACTTCTTCCACTTTATGCTGGATTTAACAGCAGGACCTTGTGTTGCAAAGCGTCTGGCTGGCTGCGGTTCCGGTACAGAGTATCTGGCTGTTACCCCGTGGGGTGATCTTTACCCATGTCATCAGTTTGTGGGAAATGAAAAATTCCTGCTTGGAAATGTTGATACCGGTATTGTAAATACGGATATCCGCGATGAGTTCAAGCTTTGCAATGTATATGCGAAGGAGACATGCAAGGACTGCTTTGCAAGATTTTACTGCAGCGGCGGATGCAGCGCAAATGCTTATAATTTCAGTGGTTCTATTAACGGTGCATATGAGATCGGCTGTGAGATGCAGAAAAAGAGGATCGAATGTGCCATCATGATCAAGGCTGCTTTAGCAGACGAAGAGGCATAA
- a CDS encoding signal peptidase II, with translation MFLPWLTGGIAALDLFIKDEIEREGTEEFPRDFPGTKGFIRIHKSYNPGFPFGFMKERPQLVKGIPLAVTSAAAGALAALFTKKGCVAQKIGLSMVLGGAISNLYDRLVKGYVVDYFSIEFKRLKNVIFNLGDIFVFLGSLVFLAAELLEDMKD, from the coding sequence ATGTTCTTACCATGGCTTACAGGCGGCATTGCCGCTCTTGACTTATTTATAAAAGACGAAATAGAACGGGAAGGCACTGAAGAATTTCCCAGAGATTTTCCTGGCACAAAAGGTTTTATACGCATTCATAAAAGCTATAATCCAGGTTTTCCCTTTGGCTTTATGAAAGAGCGCCCCCAGCTTGTAAAAGGTATTCCCCTGGCGGTCACATCTGCAGCTGCAGGCGCACTGGCGGCTCTTTTTACAAAAAAGGGCTGTGTGGCCCAGAAGATCGGCCTTTCCATGGTTTTAGGAGGCGCCATCAGCAATCTGTATGACCGCCTGGTAAAAGGTTATGTAGTGGACTATTTTTCTATTGAGTTTAAGCGTCTTAAAAATGTGATATTCAATCTTGGCGATATTTTTGTGTTTCTGGGCAGTCTGGTCTTCCTGGCCGCAGAGCTGTTAGAGGACATGAAAGACTGA
- a CDS encoding HAD family phosphatase, with translation MIRNIVFDMGKVLVDYSGMPVCRHFTDNKALAKRICTAVFDSPEWVLLDMGVIKEKDGIEKMISRLDTEEEKELAVKCFDHWHEYNMTARPEMGDLIRDLKAKGYGIYLCSNASVRLLTCYKKVLPAIDCFDGILFSAEVLCMKPQKEMYGHFFDRFGLKPEECYFIDDLQNNIEGAKACGMDGYCFADGDVGKLKETLYGSVLSLTK, from the coding sequence TTGATCAGGAATATTGTATTTGATATGGGAAAGGTTCTGGTGGACTATTCCGGCATGCCGGTGTGCCGCCATTTTACAGATAATAAGGCACTGGCAAAGAGAATCTGCACGGCTGTGTTTGATTCCCCGGAATGGGTTCTTTTAGATATGGGTGTGATTAAAGAGAAGGACGGAATTGAGAAAATGATCAGCCGTCTGGATACAGAGGAAGAAAAAGAACTGGCTGTTAAATGCTTTGACCACTGGCATGAGTATAACATGACCGCCAGACCGGAAATGGGAGACCTGATCCGGGATTTAAAGGCAAAAGGCTATGGTATTTATCTGTGTTCCAACGCATCGGTACGTCTGCTGACCTGTTATAAAAAGGTATTGCCGGCAATAGACTGCTTTGACGGGATCCTGTTTTCAGCAGAAGTGCTGTGCATGAAACCACAGAAAGAAATGTATGGTCATTTCTTTGACCGCTTTGGTTTAAAACCGGAAGAATGTTATTTTATTGATGACCTGCAAAACAACATTGAAGGGGCAAAAGCCTGTGGCATGGACGGGTATTGCTTTGCAGATGGAGATGTGGGGAAGCTGAAAGAGACGTTGTATGGTTCTGTCCTTTCGCTTACAAAGTGA
- a CDS encoding TIGR04086 family membrane protein has translation METKVIKPLLRSLFLSYVLSALFLGVLAFALYKLRLRESLVNLLIFAVYFAACFAGGFFTGRRVKNRRFFWGLLSGMFYFLVLFAASFAMDPKADINAGRSLLVLGVCSLGGTLGGMFSF, from the coding sequence ATGGAAACTAAAGTTATAAAACCTTTGCTGCGCTCTCTTTTTCTCTCCTATGTGCTTTCTGCCCTCTTTTTAGGAGTCCTTGCCTTTGCCCTTTATAAGCTGCGCCTTAGGGAAAGCCTGGTAAACCTGCTGATCTTTGCCGTGTATTTTGCCGCCTGCTTCGCAGGAGGATTTTTTACCGGCAGACGTGTAAAAAACCGCCGCTTTTTCTGGGGACTGCTGTCCGGAATGTTTTATTTTCTGGTGCTTTTTGCAGCCTCTTTCGCCATGGATCCCAAAGCAGACATTAACGCCGGGCGTTCTCTTCTGGTCCTTGGTGTATGCAGCCTGGGAGGTACCTTAGGCGGGATGTTCAGCTTCTGA